The Leopardus geoffroyi isolate Oge1 chromosome C1, O.geoffroyi_Oge1_pat1.0, whole genome shotgun sequence sequence atgatccatctatgtgctgcctacaagagactcattttagacctgaggacaaagtgcagattgaaaatgaggagatggagaaccatctatcatgctaacggaggtcaaaagaaagctggagtagccatacttatatgagacaaactagattttattttattttgttttaaatgtttgtttatttctgaaggagagacagagaaacagagcatgaacagggcaggagcagagagacagggaaacacagaatccgaagcaggcttcaggctctgagcagtcagcatagagcctgatgcagggctcgaacccacgaactgtgagatcatgaccggcgCCGAAGTCcgctacttaaccaactgagccagccacccaggcaccccagacaaactagattttaaaataaagactgtaacaagagatgaagaagggcattatatcataattaaggggtctatccatcaagaagagctaacaattgtaaatgtttatgccccaaTGTGGGAGTATccaacatataaatcaattagtcacaaacataaacttattgataataccataattgtagtgactttaatactccacttaacaacaatggacagatcatctaggcagaaaaatcaataaagaaacaacgGCTCTAAATGACACTGATATTGGACCacatggatttaacagatatagtcagaacttttcatcctaaagcagaatatacattcttcttgaatgcacatggaacagtctccaaaatagatcacatactaggtcacaaaacagccctcaacaaatacagaaagattgagatcataccatgcatattttcagatcacacaACCGTGTACTGGTTACCCATCTGAATATCTTCCTCAGAGATATGGCTATTTAAGtcctttgaacattttaaaattgtgttgtgtttttattgAGTTTTAGGACTTCTctatatattgtggatattttTAAGCCCTTATCAAATACAGGATTTGCCAATGTTTTCACCCATTTTGTATGAtgtctttttactctgttgactGTATCTTTTActgcacaaaattttaaattttcaccttaaatttatctaattttgttattttattgcctttctttggtgtcatatccaagaaactattgccaaatccagtgtccTGAAGCTTTTGCCTATTCTTCATTTTTggaaagtgtttgtttatttagagagtgagctCGTGTGCTTGTGCACatgaacacaagtgggggaagggcagagagagagggagacagagaatcccaagcagcctcctgctgtcagcacagagcccaaggagggcctcaatctcaggaaccatgagatcatgacctgggccgaaatcaagactcagatgcttaactgactgagccacccaggcaccctgccttgttttcttctgagagctTTGTAATTTTAGGTCTTGTAtctaagtctttgatccattttgagttaatttttgtatatgttgttagatgggggtccaacttcattcttttgcatgtggatatccagtgtCCGAGGtccccatttgttgaaaagtctatcatttcccccattgaatggtcttggcactctTACCAAAATTGGGACTTATTGGACTATATATGCaaggattcatttctgggctgtctatccAATTGGTCTACTCTTTCCTTATGCCATTAACACTCTTGATTATTGCAGCTTTGTGCTGTTTCAGTGTAAGGAAGTTCATATATCACTTTTTAAACTTACTCTACCTCTCCCTTTAGTTCTTTCATCATCTCTGAGATGgttgttttaaagtcttcatCTAGATATCTGCTATCAGGTCTTTTTCAGGGACAGTCTATTTTCCCTTTGAACGGGCGCTACTTTCCTGTGTTTAgaatgccttgtgatttttttgttgcaAACTAGATATCTGAATAATGTGGTATCTCTGGCAGATTATCCTTCtttcctagggtttttttttttttttaattgttgtaaaTGATCTCTGTGCCAAGGATTAGCCTGATGTGTAAACTTACTgttttctcaggtcttttctgagcctgTGCCTTTTCTTGGACACGAGTGATCACTTTCAACTTTTCCCTGTATATACAGTTGTTTTTCAATGTCCTAGTCTTTAGTGTCTGGCTCccaaaaggggaaagagaaaaaagggtgGAAATGAATACCAGCTCTTTAAATCCCCTGAAGTCACTTCAGTTGGGAGTGGAGAGGGGCTTGTAACAATTAAGGGAGGTACAGAAACAATGGCCACCTTCGTCTTTATCTGTACCTCTGTAATCAGAAGTAGCAATCTGTGATAAAAGCATTGATGACCAGTATTTGGAGGGCAGGGTTCATTTTGCTTACCCTGGCTCCTGTAAGGTGTGTGTAAGCTGCTCCAGGAAGATGTACATAGTGgcctgccctggggctggggctgagggtggCAGCTGCTACTCTATGAAGACCTGAAATTGAAATTAACCCCAATTTACAGTCCAAGCCTTCCTTTGGAAGTTGCAAGCCTTTAATAGACCAGAGTTCCAAGATAGTTCTATTAGATAGGACAGTGCAATTGCTGTGTAGGTGGTGAAGATTCTTGGTGCTTCCTACTCCATCTTTCCAGAATCCCCTTGACCAGCCTCTTTTATTCCAACTTGTCACTATTGTGGCTCTACTCATTCCTTACCCAGTTTGAAGCTCATAGGCAGCCTGTTGAACAATGTGCTGCTGGCTTGCTGTTGCTTAGAGCCCCTTTGacctgtcatttcttcttgtcaATAACCAGACTTGAATAATCCTCACTGCTCTTTATGAGTTTGTGTTAACAAACTTTCCAATATTACTGGGTAGTCATAAAGTAAGGTTAACGAGGTTCATTACCAACTCAGGTAACTATCGGGAGCTGGGTTCTTACTGCTGCTCTGCACTGCTTTTATTCAAATCTACTCCATACCAAACaccattcctttcctcttttcaagCCCACAAGGCTATCTGTAAAATTATACTtccattttttgctttaaattctatAACAAAACAGTTTCTCCCAAATCAGCTTTTCCTTTGTCAtcccttacaaaaaaaaaaaaaaaaaagggggggggggagaaagaaagaaaaagaaaaaagaaaaaaaaaaatcaaagcatgggctttggaatcaaggaaGGTCTGAATCTGGACCCTGACATTGCCACTTAATGGCTATGTGATTTGGGGAATTAACCCCTCtgggctttttttctcttcatctttcctcCCTAATTATGGAAGACTGTCATCAAGGACTAAATTACCTAAGATACATTAAGTTCCTAGGACAGGGAGTGGCACTTGTGTGATGCACATACCCTTGTCCTTCCACAACTGGTTCCCAAGATCTAGACATCAAATCTTACAGGTACAATTTCTATATTCTTCTTTAACATACTCCATGTAGTATTAGAAACAAACTACTGTTGAATCAACTAGCATCCCCAAATTCTAGTGATAACCAATGCTTTAGCAacttttggctttaaaaatatagCCAATTCAGCTTACTTTTTGGTATTTGGTTTTTAACAAGAGCCTTGTTCAAGTAAGAAACTAGATGCTAATTAGATTTTCTTCTTAGAAACTCTACTTTGTTATAGGACACTTAATTGCTAAATGTGAGACGTAACTGaaaagcaacccccccccccccccccccccccccccccgtttaaCAAGACTTCAATTCCTAAAaagctgacatttatttttagatcCAGCTGTGTAATACTAGCCAAGTTAGTCTTGGAAGGTAATTCTGCTCCTAGGTATTGCTAGACCCTTTAACTCATGTCAgctcttaaaaacacaaaaccatcTCAAGCAATTAACTATTTTGGTTTAATTTATCATGTTTCATAGAAGCTGAAAACACATATTTCTCCTTTATATGGATAACCAAAAGCCCTACAAATTACAATATGCAGAATACTATACAAGAGAATTTTCATGAAATTGGATCTCTTTCATCATGGGCCAACAGCCGTAGTTTCCTCTGACTTATACAGCATCTATCTGAATGCATATTCTTCTTTATGATGATCTAAATTTAGGTAAGTACAAATCACagcaaaaattaaagtttttaccTTTAATGAAATGACCTTGGAAATAACGTACATTTCCATGACACCAACACTATAGTTTTCGGAGTCACAGTAAGATACACAGAATTACATCCGTAATTAATATGAATGCCAACATTTCAAGCAGTAATTTCTGTTACATGGCAAACAAAATCAAGAAAGCAACCATCAAACAAAAGAGACCCATAGCTTCAGACAAGGCAAATCCCAGGATAGCATATGAGAACAGCTGCTGCTTCAGCGAAGGATTTCTAAAAGAGACACAACACATATAATTGTTACtctgaaatattatttgaatttcagaatgTTTGGTAAATGCTAAAGAGTCAGATTATTACTGTGGGATCTTTGTAAACTGGGTGAGTCCTGGAAAAGTATTTGCCCagctctcttttatttctgcctttgctATTCCTTTCTCCTCAATCCTAATCACATGGGGAAAAGGTAGGAAGCTAACTCTGTATGTCAATATACATGGTTAGTCTTCATCCATTTTAAGGGGTTCAGACATATTTGCTATCCCTGTGAAAGTATGTTCTGTGCTCTTAAGATTTAATAGTTTAGAAATAAGGTCTTAAATAAAACGGAAGTTGATCCTTCTAAAGACCGTGCTGTTAACTATATTCCAAAAACAGCTTCACAATCAAGAGTACAGACTCTGAAGtcagaattaaaatttattttctgacacTTACTAGCTACTTGAGCAATCAGTGTAATTTCTACGTTGCTCATCCCTCACAGGTAACCTGGAGTATATCTCCAAGGGGTGTTGTGAGAGTTAAGTGGGCTCACGCATGCAAAGCCCTCAAAATACAATGCAAGACACAGAGTTGGCCCTTAAAACAAAGTACTTATTATCTGACTAGTTTTCCAAGTTTCCAACTATGTCAAGCATGCTCTTAAAGTAGCTTATTTGGTGATAGAAATTACCTGGCATAACCAATGATAAGGCTGCCAAAGACTGTTCCAATACCAGCACCAGAACCAGCCACTCCCACAGTGGCAGCACCTGCACCAATAAATTTGGCAGCAGTATCGATATCTCTGCTGACTGCACTGGTCTGAAACTCCCTTTGGATTAGGTGGGACACACCAGTCCTGGACCCATTAAATACCGTAGAGCCCtagacaaaaggaaataaaggcaaaggTCAAATCAATAATCACAATtggctattttaattactatccTGTAAATGGTAGCTACTTCTCTATTTTGTAACTGAgtctgaataaatggaaaaatcaagAGTTTAGAATAATTCCAAAGCTGTAGAATAGGGAGAACAATATCTATTATAAGGCTGTTGAAAATTAAGAGACAGTGTATTTGAATATGCTTTTTGGTAGGGCAGGCTTTTCAACAACTGTAGCAAGTGTAATCTTAAATACAGGCATTCAAaactatgtatttaaatatacagaCGGACTGGACTCCATTTCTTGGACAACTCAAGTAGGTAAGTTTTGGATACAGAAGTTCCTTTCATTGGCTTATCCTCTGCACTATTTTTTTGACAAAAGGGTGGAAAAAGACTGCTCTCAAACCATTCACAAATGAGGTTTTTCCTCCCCTTTGATTAAAACCACAGGACTTACTTGGTAGGGTTACTCAATTTCTATTACTACTGCTATTACCTCTTCAGTCCTAGTCTCTGGTCGAGATAACACTGATGCAGAAATTGGTCTGTATGCAACTCTGGATCCAGCTCGGAtctatgaatgaaaaaaatattccaaatattaaCAGTGGATAAGACTTCAATGACCCTTCTTGTACCAGGAGTTCTAAAAAAGCAAGCAGCAAAAATGAATCAGAGAGCTTATGACTTTTCTGTATTGTCTGGTGTCTTGCTGTTTGATTATTTTCAGCCCATGAAGGTATTTTAATAGTTCTAAAGTTGCTAATTAAAGTTTAAAGTGTGGTACATAACCTATTTGTAATAATCTGAATAAAACTTCTAAGAACAATTGGTGGaaagaaagcattatttttagattttcagtTACTGTGGTGCCACAACTCAGATCAGAAAAACAGCAATAAACATGCCACATTCTTCAGTAAACTTATGTGCAGCAACAAGTATATCGGAGTGTTGCTAGAAAAGCTTGTCATTTAAAATAGCCCATCAGTTAATATGAGTCCCACAACTTCCAAGATATTCCTATCTGTCcgttaattataaaataaaaaagcagtttAAGCAATTCTGTACCAACGTACGAATCATCGGGGAAATACTCTGACCCTAAGGAATGTCTCGCAGTCCAGCGTCTCTGCCCTTGACCGTCCACTAAACTAAGGTCACAGAAAATCCCTTCAGAACCAAGACTTGATTCTCTAAGACAAGTCCCCCACATCCTCACTTCACCTAAAGCCTCCAAAATGGTTATGGAAATGACagccagaggcaggaagaaagacTTTCGACTCCTCCACCACCTTCCTCCGCCCACACAGGGTGAGGCAAAGTCCCTCCTTCTGCAGCAGCGAGTTTGACCTACAGATAGGCAATGGAAAACGCTAATGCGGTCAAGTAGGCCTCAGGGGCCCCCAGCATCCTTAACAGCACCCCAACCTTCGCGCCGACCCCAACCCCAGAGTCAccgaggaggtgggggagggggccgctcCGGCACTAGCTGCAAGGAGGGTTTGACCTACAGCGAGCGAAGCGTGACAACTAGGCCGCGGCTGCGCCCCACCGCCCTACTGGTGGGGAGGAGCCGAGCGAGGTGCCCCAGGATcagaaggaaaggcaggaggggACACAGAGGGTAAGAGGTGAAGGGGTGAACTGTCCCCCGAAGTTGGTGTGCCGTGCCCCATTCAACAACGTGGACGCTCCGGGCCAAGAGCTCGGCCCTCCGCGTCCCGGCCCAGCCTGGGCTACGCACCAGAGCGGGGGTGCAGGCGAGCTTGGCGCAGGCGAACATCTTACAGTCTTCGGGGCGGCGCGGCTGGAGGACGTGGGTGAATGGCGACGTGGGCTCTTCTGCTTCCCCTCTGCGGAAGTAAAGGGGCTTAAGGTCAAGTGCCCTCCAGGGCCCGTCCTTCCCACCCACGTCCCGCGGGCTCCGGAGCACGCCGTCGGCTCGGGCCCTCGTCCAGCAAGGCGCCAGCAGAATGAATGGATCCCGGCTGGACGCCGCTCCGTTCGGGCCAGGCCCGGCTGTCGCGCCCTCCGCTTACCTTCCCGGGAGGTGGCGGCGGCAACTGCGGCGGCAGAGGTCGAAGGAGCGGCGCGCGGCGCGCAGGCGCGGTCCAGCTCTTATCCGCGCCGCGGCACCCGGATGGAGAAGGCGGGGAAACGGGGCAGTAGGGAAGCCGCTCAAGGTCACTTTGTACCAACTTTATTGGCAACTAGTTGGGAACGACAACGACAGTCCCACACAGGTGGGCTGGCGGGCAGGGGGtggtggaggagaagcagaaagaagaaattgaaaactggCCCTGGCTGAGAGAATTGAACAGGTCGTTCCCCTTTTGATCTGAGCTGGCCGGAGGATAGCGTGACGTTTTCTTTCAATTGGCACCTTGTGAGATTTGGCCTTTTAATCAGTTGTTCTTTCATTGTTCTTTCATTACGGGAGGGGCCCCCTTCCcggtctttctcctttttttgtgaaACTGGACTCTGTGTGCGTGGGGAAGGAGTCTCAGTCACTGCGTGACCGACGAAATTAGGTCCCAGCAAAgcacatttctttaaatgaatcTGGAAAAGTATTCCAGAAGTATGGCTAATCGTTTGGGCGACAGAAGACATGACCTAGAAATACTGGGACAAAGGAATGAGCATGTGAATAGATCAAACAGTTATGTGACTGAGCATAAAGTTGCCTTTTGTAAAGTAAGGGAGGTCAATTTTTCTTCCAGCTCTATGCTTGGAAAAAGTAAGGGATGTGATGTATTTCATGGGACTAAGGAAAGTCTGAGTATTTTCAAAACCCACCCAACTTTAACACTTGTTTTTGGTAACTTTGAACACATCATCTTCTTCGATGAATGCAGAAAtgtctcagaaaaaaatggcTCCTACTGAACTTCTGGTGGATCTAAAATTCTGTAAATTTTACTTAGTAGTTCTAACAAATGACTACTAGCAGTGATACAAGCCAACATAAAAGATTAAACATCTAGTATGATGAGCTGAAGGGATAGCTGGGGGCTGAAATCACACCCACTCCCCCTAGAGAGTTGGCATGGGACAACATCCACCCAGAGGGTCACCCTTTTTCTAGTTAGCACAAAGGTTCAGTATCATCTAGCAGCAACCCTGGGGAGAAGCCCTCGGAAGTAACACATGAAGAATGAATAAGAATGTGTCACTGATCCAACTTCAAACACAAATGGCTCAAAATCACGTGAATGCTAGTCATTTTAGGCTCGATCTTTAgccataaaatagagataattcaTGTAAATTCACACGTACAGTTCAAAGAgagattattcatttattttctcaagtatttacttttttttttttcaacgtttttatttatttttgggacagagagagacagagcatgaacgggggaggggc is a genomic window containing:
- the ATP5MC3 gene encoding ATP synthase F(0) complex subunit C3, mitochondrial → MFACAKLACTPALIRAGSRVAYRPISASVLSRPETRTEEGSTVFNGSRTGVSHLIQREFQTSAVSRDIDTAAKFIGAGAATVGVAGSGAGIGTVFGSLIIGYARNPSLKQQLFSYAILGFALSEAMGLFCLMVAFLILFAM